From a single Brassica rapa cultivar Chiifu-401-42 chromosome A01, CAAS_Brap_v3.01, whole genome shotgun sequence genomic region:
- the LOC103844395 gene encoding tRNA N(3)-methylcytidine methyltransferase METTL6: protein MEKGGEAGEYHSKDFEWEFVKNLVENDPSLSHHLQEPHLVDSSSSFSSSVSKPWQDFHSRHSSGKFFKERRYLLKEFPELVLCGENTKLLEVGCGNGSTVLPVLRGSKNITVYACDCSSEALVRTKENINRAIATVDNFHSFTCDFSTSAFPNWLACHHCRHNKHCHHSGESDDTSLNEHCIGGVDFVTLIFTLSAVPKERMPRAIKECFAVLKPGGLLLFRDYGLYDMTMLRFEPEKCIGFREYVRSDGTLSYFFCLDTVKRLFTDAGFIEVELENCCVKAVNRRKNKNMYRIWVHGKFQKPFLK from the exons ATGGAGAAAGGAGGGGAAGCAGGAGAGTATCATTCAAAGGATTTCGAATGGGAGTTTGTGAAGAATTTGGTCGAGAATGATCCTTCTCTCTCCCACCATCTACAAGAACCACATCTAGTagattcctcctcctccttctcctcttctGTTTCGAAGCCATGGCAAGATTTCCACTCCCGTCACTCCTCTGGAAAGTTCTTCAAG GAAAGAAGGTATCTGTTGAAGGAATTTCCTGAGTTAGTTTTATGTGGCGAAAACACTAAACTCTTGGAAGTCGGTTGCGGTAATGGGAGTACTGTCCTTCCAGTTTTACG TGGAAGCAAGAACATTACCGTATACGCTTGCGATTGTAGCAGTGAGGCCCTCGTTAGGACTAAAGAGAACATTAATCGCGCTATTGCTACAGTTGATAACTTCCATTCTTTCACTTGTGACTTTTCAACGTCTGCATTCCCAAATTGGTTGGCGTGTCATCATTGTCGACACAACAAACATTGCCACCATTCAG GGGAGAGTGATGATACTTCTttgaatgagcattgcatcGGTGGAGTGGATTTTGTCACTCTG ATTTTCACATTGTCGGCAGTGCCTAAAGAAAGGATGCCGAGAGCTATCAAAGAATGCTTTGCTGTGCTGAAACCTGGTGGTCTGCTCTTGTTCAGAGATTACG GCTTATATGACATGACTATGCTGCGGTTTGAGCCAGAGAAATGTATTGGGTTTAGGGAATACGTGCGGTCAGATGGAACCCTTTCCTATTTCTTTTGTCTCGACACTGTTAAAAGACTATTTACAGATGCCGGATTCATCGAG GTCGAGCTTGAAAATTGTTGTGTCAAAGCAGTAAACCGGAGAAAGAATAAGAATATGTACAGAATTTGGGTTCATGGGAAGTTCCAAAAgccatttctaaaataa